A DNA window from Aythya fuligula isolate bAytFul2 chromosome 4, bAytFul2.pri, whole genome shotgun sequence contains the following coding sequences:
- the LYAR gene encoding cell growth-regulating nucleolar protein — protein sequence MVVFTCNTCGESVKKAQVEKHVNICRNCQCLSCMDCGKDFWGDDYKDHVKCVSEDQKYGGKDFEAKANKGDAKQQEWIQKIHEVVKKPNISPKVRNILEQMRIFDNIPRKKAKFQNWMKNSLRITDTTLQDQVWDIFSEATRDVSSKKELDKPQEKEEVQTAEIGEKTVAKENGVTDDKIERKKNKRERKEERQKNNKKEKKELKLENQPANSETKKNKKSKKGKESLENEFEINGNGHQNEIEEETNRKKRKHKHAEEEPHITKKRMKTESISEDMETENTNGNEETVGTDKGKFNWKGTIKAVLKQAPDNEISIKKLRKKVIAQYYAVAGEHHKSEEDILAIFNKKVNNNPKFKVLKDKVKLLK from the exons ATGGTTGTTTTCACGTGCAATACCTGCGGAGAGTCTGTGAAGAAAGCACAAGTTGAAAAACATGTGAACATCTGCAGAAACTGCCAGTGCCTTTCTTGCATGGATTGTGGCAAGGATTTCTG GGGTGATGACTATAAGGACCATGTGAAGTGTGTAAGTGAAGACCAGAAATATGGTGGAAAGGATTTTGAAGCCAAAGCTAACAAAGGAGATGCTAAACAACAGGAGTGGATTCAG aaaaTTCATGAAGTAGTGAAGAAGCCAAATATCAGCCCTAAAGTGCGGAACATTTTGGAGCAAATGCGTATCTTTGATAAcattccaagaaaaaaagcaaaatttcag aaTTGGATGAAGAACAGTTTGAGAATTACTGACACAACTTTGCAAGACCAGGTGTGGgatattttttctgaagcaacCAGAGAT gtGTCAAGCAAAAAAGAACTTGACAAACcacaagagaaggaagaagtcCAGACTGCagaaattggggaaaaaacagtggcaaaagaaaatggagttACAGATGATAAAATTGAGCGGAAAAAGAATAAGAGAGAACgaaaagaagagagacaaaagaacaacaagaaagagaaaaaagaactgaaattggAAAACCAGCCTGCAaactcagaaacaaaaaagaataaaaagtctaaaaaaggaaaggagagcttggagaatgaatttgaaataaatggaaatggcCATCAGAATGAAAtagaagaggaaacaaatagaaagaaaCGCAAACATAAACATGCAGAAG AGGAACCTCATATCACaaagaagagaatgaaaactgaaagcatttcagaagacatggaaacagaaaacaccaatGGCAATGAAGAAACTGTGGGAACAGATAAAG GTAAATTCAACTGGAAAGGAACCATCAAAGCAGTTCTGAAACAAGCTCCAGACAatgaaatttcaattaaaaaactACGAAAAAAG GTTATAGCTCAGTATTATGCAGTAGCTGGTGAGCATCACAAATCAGAAGAGGATATCCTAGCCATATTTAATAAGAAAGTGAATAACAATCCCAAATTCAAAGTTTTAAAGGACAAAGTGAAACTCCTGAAGTAA